The proteins below are encoded in one region of Clostridium estertheticum:
- a CDS encoding MFS transporter encodes MIQNTKTLSNIPCQRWFRIIPPIIIVYIVGFMDRTNISFAIAGGMSKELGMTASISGLAAGIFFIGFLFLQVPGGLLAERKSGRKLITYVVIVWGIIATLGGFVHNVNQLLIIRFLLGVSEGCVLPCLLTMLSHWFPNEEIGRANALCIMNVPIASIITGPLSGFILASYSWRYVFIIEGILSLSVLFVWLPMISDRPDDAKWISKEEKDYINQKMLEQQESVKGKISEKVGFKDIFQSKNMWKLVLLNLFYQTGIYGFSLWLPTTLKNLTNSGMAMVGILSIFPYIGTIIGLYVFANLSDKSKNRKKYIIIPILSFALCLYLSVLFKQHMWVSFAFLVGCGVFLQAAAGVFWTIPPTLFSGDMAAASRGIINALGNLGGFLGPYIVGWFIQKYNYDFAIYFLVCSLITAALITLTLPKNLGGTTKIKNQESVANVKIS; translated from the coding sequence ATGATTCAAAATACAAAAACACTCTCAAATATTCCATGTCAACGTTGGTTTCGTATTATTCCACCAATCATCATTGTTTATATTGTAGGTTTTATGGATCGTACTAATATAAGTTTTGCGATAGCGGGAGGAATGAGCAAAGAACTTGGAATGACTGCAAGCATATCTGGACTTGCTGCAGGTATATTCTTTATCGGATTTCTTTTTCTTCAAGTTCCAGGAGGATTGCTTGCAGAACGTAAGAGTGGTAGGAAACTTATAACTTATGTGGTTATAGTATGGGGTATTATAGCCACACTTGGTGGGTTTGTTCATAATGTAAATCAATTACTTATAATCCGTTTTTTATTAGGGGTTTCAGAAGGATGCGTTTTACCATGTTTGCTTACCATGCTAAGTCATTGGTTTCCCAATGAAGAAATTGGAAGGGCAAATGCTCTTTGTATAATGAATGTGCCAATAGCATCTATTATAACAGGACCACTTTCTGGATTTATTTTAGCTAGCTATAGTTGGAGATATGTTTTTATAATAGAGGGCATATTATCCTTATCTGTATTATTTGTATGGCTTCCAATGATAAGTGATAGACCAGATGATGCTAAATGGATTTCAAAAGAAGAAAAAGATTATATAAATCAGAAAATGCTAGAACAACAAGAAAGTGTAAAAGGAAAAATATCAGAAAAAGTTGGGTTTAAAGATATATTCCAAAGTAAAAATATGTGGAAGCTTGTACTATTAAATCTATTTTATCAAACTGGAATATATGGATTTTCATTATGGTTACCTACAACGCTTAAAAATCTAACTAATTCGGGAATGGCTATGGTTGGTATTTTGTCTATATTTCCATATATAGGTACTATAATTGGATTATATGTATTTGCTAATCTCTCAGATAAAAGTAAAAACAGAAAAAAATATATAATTATACCTATATTAAGTTTTGCTTTATGTTTATATTTATCTGTTCTATTTAAACAACATATGTGGGTTTCGTTTGCATTTTTGGTTGGTTGTGGAGTGTTTTTACAGGCAGCAGCGGGAGTGTTCTGGACAATTCCTCCAACTTTGTTTAGTGGAGATATGGCAGCAGCTTCTCGTGGGATTATAAATGCTTTAGGAAATTTAGGTGGTTTTTTAGGACCATATATAGTAGGCTGGTTTATTCAAAAATACAACTATGATTTTGCAATATACTTTCTTGTATGTTCATTAATAACAGCGGCCTTGATTACTTTAACTTTGCCTAAAAATTTAGGCGGAACTACTAAAATAAAGAATCAAGAATCAGTTGCAAATGTAAAAATTTCATAA
- a CDS encoding YhcH/YjgK/YiaL family protein — protein sequence MIFSSIYSKDDVTKYPKAIQTAIKYLKENDFTTMKVGVYEIQGKDIYAQVFDAQTEPYDKKRPEVHEKYVDVQFIASGKERLGFTPDMGKYEVDERIDDRDLIFYKGVENEGFIEATPGCYCIFFPSDVHRPAVMAEEAMIVRKVVVKVKVALLK from the coding sequence ATGATATTTTCATCTATTTATTCAAAGGATGACGTTACGAAGTATCCAAAAGCCATTCAAACGGCTATTAAATATTTAAAAGAAAACGATTTTACAACTATGAAAGTAGGAGTTTATGAAATTCAGGGAAAGGATATTTACGCACAGGTATTTGACGCACAGACAGAACCTTACGATAAGAAAAGACCAGAAGTTCATGAAAAGTATGTAGATGTTCAGTTCATTGCTTCTGGAAAAGAAAGATTGGGATTTACTCCTGATATGGGCAAATATGAAGTTGATGAGAGAATCGATGATAGAGATTTGATTTTTTATAAGGGTGTTGAAAATGAAGGATTTATAGAAGCTACACCAGGATGTTATTGTATTTTCTTCCCGAGTGACGTACATAGGCCAGCAGTAATGGCTGAAGAAGCTATGATTGTGAGAAAAGTTGTTGTAAAGGTAAAAGTAGCATTATTAAAGTAA
- a CDS encoding ketopantoate reductase family protein, with protein MKIAIIGAGAMGSIYGGYLSKHNEVYLVDNNKEVVDTINKDGLKLEENGSDVLYRPKAVTSTDGIGKVDLLILFVKSLYSRVALQENEGIIDSNTYVMTLQNGAGHEDILSEVVPVERIIIGTTEDNGSILKIGHVRHGGTGRTNIGMLAEDKNDMLNTLKKCFDDCGFDTIVQDNIQKLIWDKLFTNVSLSAVTGVLQVKMGFIAANASAWNLTRQLVKEAIAVSNAMGLIFDEEIVLAKVKKASEDSPNGCTSIYTDLNNGRLTEVDTISGSVVSAAKKYGVEVPSHKFIVNMVHAMEQRNN; from the coding sequence ATGAAAATAGCGATAATCGGTGCAGGTGCTATGGGGTCAATCTATGGTGGTTATTTATCAAAACACAATGAAGTTTATTTGGTAGATAATAATAAGGAGGTTGTAGATACAATTAATAAAGATGGATTAAAACTTGAAGAAAATGGCTCGGATGTATTATATAGGCCGAAAGCTGTTACATCAACTGACGGAATTGGAAAAGTGGATTTGCTTATTTTATTTGTTAAATCCTTATATTCAAGAGTAGCACTGCAAGAAAACGAAGGAATCATTGATAGTAACACTTATGTCATGACACTTCAAAATGGTGCTGGTCATGAGGATATTTTATCTGAGGTAGTCCCAGTTGAACGTATTATTATTGGTACAACAGAGGATAATGGTTCTATTCTTAAAATAGGACATGTTAGACATGGTGGAACTGGAAGAACAAATATTGGAATGCTCGCTGAAGATAAAAATGATATGCTTAATACATTAAAAAAATGTTTCGACGATTGTGGCTTTGATACAATAGTTCAAGATAATATTCAAAAATTAATATGGGATAAGTTATTTACAAATGTATCACTTAGTGCAGTTACTGGTGTATTACAGGTGAAAATGGGGTTTATTGCTGCAAATGCTAGTGCATGGAATTTGACAAGGCAATTAGTAAAAGAAGCAATAGCAGTATCGAATGCAATGGGACTTATATTTGATGAAGAAATAGTACTAGCAAAGGTTAAGAAAGCTTCAGAGGATTCTCCTAATGGATGTACTTCTATTTATACAGATTTAAATAATGGAAGACTAACAGAGGTAGATACAATAAGTGGATCAGTAGTGTCTGCAGCTAAAAAGTATGGAGTAGAAGTTCCGTCTCATAAATTTATTGTGAATATGGTTCACGCTATGGAACAAAGAAATAATTAA
- a CDS encoding cyclase family protein — translation MNSYKMGNLKVIDLTKVLDPKTESRRCGLTRFNTGGPIPDFHTIMDLTSHLGTHVECPYHHNDNWSDVESLPITTFMGRAIYVNITHMKSNEKIKAIDLEKACGDRIKEGDIVILDSPMKLAPFTPASNTEDDKRLFICRETAQWLKEKGVKCVGFGDGVSIESNNEDVKAFHDVLMEVNVVFLEVLKNLEELSVDTFFMSYSPLPIIGLDSCPIRAYAIEGLIEFSK, via the coding sequence ATGAACTCATATAAAATGGGAAACTTAAAAGTAATCGATTTAACAAAGGTGTTAGATCCTAAAACAGAAAGTAGAAGATGTGGACTTACTAGATTTAACACAGGTGGACCAATTCCAGATTTTCATACAATTATGGATTTAACTAGTCATTTAGGAACTCATGTAGAGTGCCCATATCATCACAATGATAATTGGTCAGATGTAGAGTCACTTCCAATTACTACATTTATGGGAAGAGCGATTTACGTTAATATTACACATATGAAATCTAATGAAAAAATTAAGGCGATTGATTTGGAAAAGGCTTGTGGGGATAGAATTAAAGAAGGCGATATTGTAATCTTAGATTCACCTATGAAACTTGCTCCATTTACACCAGCATCCAATACAGAAGATGACAAAAGACTATTTATTTGCCGTGAAACTGCTCAGTGGTTGAAAGAAAAAGGAGTAAAATGTGTTGGCTTTGGTGATGGTGTATCAATTGAAAGCAATAATGAAGATGTAAAAGCTTTTCATGATGTATTGATGGAAGTAAATGTTGTATTTTTAGAAGTGTTAAAGAATTTGGAAGAATTATCTGTAGATACATTCTTTATGTCATATTCTCCACTTCCGATTATTGGTTTGGATTCATGTCCAATTCGTGCATATGCAATTGAGGGGTTAATAGAATTTTCTAAATAA
- a CDS encoding GntR family transcriptional regulator, with the protein MANLNIDTKSSLQTQTYNYVKDQILTKKLNTNVLYSETKLAAELGISRTPIRESLQCLSQDGYITIIPSKGFMIRQLNEKDMLESIQIRCAIEGFCTHIIASEIESKKGQQLIKTLSKLLDRMKNTKNSNDSHKSFMDYDHNFHLALINYVDNSEFSQMFQRLMYLIQLTTSTALSLTGRIDSTLDEHEQFFHYLKQGDGDTAYNILVKHLMMPLNMHIID; encoded by the coding sequence ATGGCTAATTTAAATATTGATACAAAAAGTTCATTACAAACTCAGACTTACAACTATGTGAAAGATCAAATTCTCACAAAGAAGCTTAATACTAATGTCCTATACTCAGAAACAAAACTAGCAGCAGAATTAGGCATTTCAAGAACTCCTATTAGAGAGTCTCTTCAATGTCTTAGCCAAGATGGATATATTACAATTATTCCAAGCAAGGGATTTATGATAAGACAACTCAATGAAAAGGATATGCTAGAATCAATTCAAATAAGATGTGCAATAGAAGGATTTTGTACCCATATAATTGCAAGTGAAATAGAAAGCAAAAAAGGACAGCAATTAATAAAAACTTTAAGTAAGCTGTTAGATCGTATGAAAAATACAAAAAATTCTAATGACTCACATAAATCTTTTATGGATTATGACCACAATTTTCATCTTGCATTAATTAATTATGTAGACAATAGCGAATTCAGTCAAATGTTTCAAAGGCTTATGTATTTGATCCAATTAACAACGTCAACAGCTCTCTCTCTTACTGGGCGTATTGACAGTACTTTAGATGAGCATGAGCAATTTTTCCATTATCTTAAACAAGGCGATGGTGATACTGCATACAATATATTAGTAAAACATCTAATGATGCCACTCAATATGCATATTATAGATTAA
- a CDS encoding methyl-accepting chemotaxis protein, producing the protein MKKLSFKMKLLFTILPAVIIGMLVLSYTAFYQFKKTMESEIISSRVENTNGLSENINSWLNGKLLEVRSSANTPTAKLINSNLGAVDKFNSERIKFLEKNYPGEYDNAAATLFNNDGKSRAQYSNGKLVNGDVSEKPWYKDLMSGAPYLISNPVVSKGTGKTLVVVGVPIKDPSDKTIGTIISGVNLSYIQDKVKAFKFGEKGYSLLIGKDGTILVDPDKELVMKKKISDIPDANMQALGKDMLQQKSGIFRFSNDNGKYIVFYNKVPLAGWSVASVVDESELFAPAQRMMITLLLITLLIGVILAFIIVLIAKRIASPLTKLSEFSEQIALGNLSNKLTMNQNDEIGKVANSLNGTVASLKDMITSIGESASEVGLLSNNLSLTTKESARGTEEVSQTMQEIASGAVKQAENAGKATTITSELAKDINEVLEQCRYMTNVVEKSMKVSNSGAQSIKDAVDSMESIAKTNSYNVERTHDLLEQSKEIGQIVDVISDIAAQTNLLALNAAIEAARAGEHGKGFAVVADEVKKLAEQSSEASKRIVELINGVQNQVETIAVTMDKGTNEVVSGVQVAIQAGKNFAEIEKVFGELASTVRDMSQSTSAMSKKSDVTVEAIDSFAAISEENSAATEQVTASTEEQTASMYQIGETANKLDDLVERLKETVNKFKL; encoded by the coding sequence ATTAAAAAATTGTCTTTCAAAATGAAATTATTATTTACCATTTTACCAGCAGTAATAATTGGAATGTTAGTTCTAAGTTACACGGCCTTTTATCAGTTTAAGAAAACTATGGAAAGCGAAATTATTAGCAGTAGGGTAGAAAACACGAACGGCTTGTCAGAAAATATAAATTCTTGGTTAAATGGAAAGCTTCTTGAAGTAAGAAGTTCTGCAAATACACCTACAGCCAAATTAATTAATTCGAATTTAGGCGCTGTTGATAAATTTAATTCAGAGAGAATTAAGTTTTTAGAAAAAAATTATCCTGGTGAATACGATAATGCAGCGGCTACACTATTTAATAATGATGGAAAATCTAGGGCGCAATATTCTAATGGAAAACTTGTAAATGGTGATGTGTCTGAAAAACCATGGTATAAGGATTTAATGAGTGGTGCACCATATCTTATATCAAATCCAGTAGTATCAAAAGGGACTGGTAAAACTTTAGTAGTAGTGGGGGTTCCAATAAAAGATCCATCTGACAAAACTATAGGAACAATTATATCAGGAGTTAATCTTTCCTATATTCAGGATAAAGTTAAAGCTTTTAAATTTGGAGAAAAAGGATATAGTTTATTAATTGGAAAAGATGGAACAATTCTTGTAGATCCAGACAAAGAATTAGTGATGAAAAAGAAAATATCAGATATACCGGATGCAAACATGCAAGCGTTAGGTAAGGATATGCTTCAACAAAAATCTGGTATATTCAGATTTAGTAACGATAATGGGAAATACATAGTGTTTTATAATAAAGTTCCCTTAGCTGGTTGGAGTGTAGCTAGTGTAGTAGATGAAAGTGAACTTTTTGCTCCTGCTCAAAGGATGATGATAACTTTACTTTTAATTACGTTATTAATTGGGGTTATACTTGCTTTTATAATTGTGTTAATTGCGAAACGAATAGCATCACCTTTAACTAAATTATCTGAGTTCTCTGAACAAATTGCTTTAGGGAATCTTAGTAATAAATTAACTATGAATCAAAATGATGAAATTGGAAAAGTGGCAAATAGCTTGAATGGTACTGTAGCTAGCTTGAAAGATATGATAACATCAATAGGCGAGTCAGCTAGTGAAGTTGGATTACTGTCAAATAATTTATCATTAACAACAAAAGAATCTGCACGTGGAACGGAGGAAGTTTCTCAAACTATGCAAGAAATAGCTAGTGGAGCTGTTAAACAAGCTGAAAATGCAGGTAAAGCAACAACGATAACAAGCGAGTTAGCAAAAGATATAAATGAGGTTCTAGAGCAGTGCAGATATATGACAAATGTTGTAGAAAAATCTATGAAAGTAAGCAATTCGGGTGCACAGAGTATCAAAGATGCAGTAGATAGTATGGAAAGTATAGCTAAAACGAATAGCTATAATGTTGAAAGAACACATGATTTGTTAGAACAATCAAAAGAAATTGGGCAAATAGTGGATGTAATAAGTGATATAGCAGCACAAACTAATTTGCTGGCACTTAATGCAGCAATAGAGGCTGCAAGAGCTGGAGAACACGGAAAAGGTTTTGCTGTAGTTGCAGATGAAGTTAAAAAACTTGCCGAGCAGTCAAGTGAGGCTTCAAAGCGTATAGTGGAACTTATAAATGGAGTTCAGAACCAAGTTGAAACTATAGCTGTAACAATGGATAAAGGTACAAATGAGGTAGTGAGTGGTGTTCAAGTTGCAATCCAAGCTGGTAAAAATTTCGCTGAGATAGAAAAAGTTTTCGGTGAACTAGCTTCTACTGTACGTGATATGTCACAATCTACAAGTGCTATGTCTAAGAAATCAGATGTTACGGTTGAAGCTATAGATAGCTTTGCTGCTATATCAGAAGAAAATTCTGCTGCTACAGAACAGGTTACAGCATCCACTGAAGAGCAGACAGCTAGTATGTACCAAATAGGAGAAACAGCCAATAAATTGGATGATTTGGTTGAAAGACTTAAGGAAACGGTTAATAAATTTAAATTATAA
- a CDS encoding DUF1097 domain-containing protein — protein MCEKGKCIDALNSSAISIGLLSGVWIILSTKLGLMAWVGFMGCTSYYAAGNRFVKGWKKSVICNMSGILWAMIAIQFSNMLPIPEPVAVMTTIISFFIIAQAKIPFLAFIPGTFVGCASTFGMNGNWKATIMALLMGSVLGIVSDVGGVLIKKLTERKSDKTISQVS, from the coding sequence GTGTGTGAAAAGGGAAAGTGTATAGATGCTTTAAATTCTAGCGCTATAAGTATTGGGTTACTATCAGGGGTTTGGATCATACTAAGTACTAAACTTGGACTTATGGCTTGGGTTGGTTTTATGGGATGTACTAGTTATTATGCTGCTGGAAATCGATTTGTAAAAGGATGGAAGAAATCAGTGATATGTAATATGTCTGGAATTCTTTGGGCGATGATTGCTATTCAGTTTTCAAATATGCTTCCTATACCAGAACCAGTAGCGGTTATGACTACCATTATTTCATTTTTTATAATTGCGCAAGCTAAAATTCCATTTTTAGCATTTATTCCTGGAACTTTTGTAGGCTGTGCTTCCACTTTTGGAATGAATGGAAATTGGAAAGCTACAATAATGGCTTTATTAATGGGATCAGTTTTAGGAATAGTCTCAGATGTTGGTGGAGTTTTAATTAAAAAACTAACTGAGAGAAAATCAGATAAGACAATATCACAAGTTTCATAA
- a CDS encoding pyrimidine-nucleoside phosphorylase: MRMVDVISKKRDGKELTTEEINFFIEGYTNGNIPDYQASSLAMAIYFQDMNDRERADLTMAMVNSGETIDLSKIEGIKVDKHSTGGVGDTTTLVLAPLVAALDIPVAKMSGRGLGHTGGTIDKLESISGFHVEITNDKFIELVNRDKVAVIGQTGNLTPADKKLYALRDVTGTVNSIPLIASSIMSKKIASGANAIVLDVKTGAGAFMKTDKDAENLAHAMVQIGNNVGRNTMAIISDMSQPLGFAIGNALEVKEAIDTLRGEGPEDLTELVLTLGSQMVVLAKKAKTLEEARKMLLEVIKNGKALDKFKVFIKNQGGDESVVDNPDKLPQAKYKIDVPALTSGFVSNMVADEIGIAAMLLGAGRATKEDKIDLAVGLMLRKKVGDKVEKGETLITIYANRENVEDVKAKIYENISISDHATKPTLIHEVITK, from the coding sequence ATGAGAATGGTAGATGTAATTTCAAAAAAACGTGATGGTAAAGAATTAACAACTGAAGAAATTAATTTTTTTATAGAAGGGTACACTAATGGAAACATCCCTGATTATCAAGCAAGTTCACTCGCAATGGCTATTTATTTTCAAGATATGAATGATCGTGAGAGGGCAGATTTGACTATGGCTATGGTTAATTCTGGTGAAACTATTGATTTATCAAAAATTGAAGGTATAAAAGTAGATAAACACTCAACGGGTGGTGTGGGCGATACAACAACACTAGTACTTGCACCGCTTGTTGCTGCTTTGGATATACCAGTTGCTAAAATGTCTGGACGAGGTCTTGGACATACTGGCGGAACAATTGATAAATTAGAATCTATAAGTGGTTTCCATGTAGAGATTACAAATGATAAATTTATTGAATTAGTTAACCGTGACAAAGTTGCTGTTATTGGTCAAACAGGGAACTTAACTCCGGCCGACAAGAAATTATACGCACTTCGTGACGTTACTGGAACTGTTAACTCAATTCCACTGATAGCTAGTTCTATTATGAGTAAAAAAATTGCATCAGGAGCTAATGCAATAGTTCTAGATGTTAAAACTGGTGCAGGAGCTTTCATGAAAACGGATAAAGATGCAGAAAATTTAGCTCATGCAATGGTTCAAATTGGTAATAATGTAGGAAGAAATACCATGGCGATAATCTCTGACATGTCACAACCTTTAGGATTTGCAATTGGTAATGCACTTGAGGTAAAGGAAGCCATCGATACATTAAGAGGAGAAGGTCCGGAAGATCTTACAGAACTTGTCCTAACACTTGGAAGTCAAATGGTAGTGCTTGCTAAAAAAGCAAAAACATTGGAGGAAGCAAGAAAAATGCTTCTTGAAGTAATAAAAAATGGTAAAGCACTAGACAAGTTTAAAGTATTTATTAAAAATCAAGGTGGAGATGAATCAGTTGTAGATAATCCAGATAAATTACCACAAGCTAAATATAAAATTGATGTCCCTGCTTTAACTAGTGGTTTTGTATCTAATATGGTAGCTGATGAGATTGGTATTGCAGCAATGTTACTTGGCGCAGGTAGGGCAACAAAAGAGGACAAAATTGATTTAGCAGTAGGATTAATGTTACGCAAAAAGGTTGGCGACAAGGTAGAAAAGGGTGAAACTCTTATAACTATCTACGCAAACCGTGAAAATGTAGAAGATGTAAAGGCAAAAATATATGAAAATATCTCTATTAGTGATCATGCAACTAAGCCAACATTAATCCATGAAGTTATTACTAAGTAG